The following coding sequences are from one Maniola hyperantus chromosome 7, iAphHyp1.2, whole genome shotgun sequence window:
- the LOC117984088 gene encoding gloverin-like, whose product MLFLYILPAVFLAVVAQEYYAPQVIVADTYPEWYVQSHPRERRDVTLLDRKIGDDGRVFGTLGQNGAGLFGKGGYEHQIFNDNRGKLNGQVYGTRVLGAAGDSSHLGGGLNWQNPNAAASLDISRQIHGGTSYQAAAGGKWPVGKNGDISLQGTYGRQHGLPREYGGMANFNYRW is encoded by the exons ATGCTGTTCCTCTACATTTTACCCGCGGTCTTTCTAGCTGTTGTCGCCCAAGAGTACTATGCACCACAAGTTATAGTAGCTGATAC TTACCCAGAATGGTACGTGCAAAGTCATCCGAGAGAGCGTCGTGATGTTACCCTGCTGGACAGGAAGATCGGAGATGATGGTCGTGTGTTTGGAACTCTTGGACAAAATGGCGCCGGTTTATTT GGCAAAGGCGGTTACGAGCACCAAATCTTTAACGACAACCGCGGCAAGCTGAACGGTCAAGTCTACGGAACACGTGTACTGGGTGCCGCAGGCGACTCCTCGCACTTAGGTGGCGGCCTCAACTGGCAGAACCCTAACGCGGCTGCCTCGCTTGATATCAGCCGACAGATCCATGGTGGCACTTCT taCCAAGCAGCGGCTGGTGGAAAATGGCCAGTTGGCAAAAACGGCGACATCTCTCTCCAAGGCACGTACGGCCGCCAACACGGCTTGCCCCGTGAATACGGTGGGATGGCCAACTTCAACTACCGTTGGTGA